The Hypanus sabinus isolate sHypSab1 chromosome 19, sHypSab1.hap1, whole genome shotgun sequence genomic sequence TGCACAATAATTCAGGGGcctcaatatttttttaaaaattcctatGAATTGGTAAAAATCCATGGATACAACTAAAGCAACAGCAATTTCTCAGCAACATCTCATGTAGATATTTACCTTTCCGAGCAGAAAACACCTACGCACTTCATAGGTGgggggtgagggggtggaggAATGAAGACTGAGTTGAACAAGAAGATATTAGAAAATTAGAAGAGATGACAGAAGTTCTATCAAAGAAAAATTGTCAAGATGACAACGGTGGGTTGATGTGGGAGGCGTTAGAAAGGATATTTGGTCGTGGAGGCGAGATAGCTAAGAAATGGCTACCTGTCTTGGCACAAAGAGAGAAGGATAGGTACCATACTAGAGTTAAAAGGAATGGAAAGCTCATGCTCCTCTAGATATAAAGATTGTGTTCCAGAGATTTTGGGGAATGAGGCAATGGAAGGACAATAATTAGAATTTGAGATCAAGGCTAGAGAGGATAAAAGACCTATATAGAGTAGATCAGCAAGAACAGGCTAATATGTGAACAACATAACTGGGCAAGAATACAGATTAATGAGGATAAAAGCATCTTATAGAGATGGAAATAATCAGTCTTTAGGATGGGGAGGACAATGAGGTCAGAACATTAGTTCAGAATCTAatgtaacagcaaggaaatgaaaGGAAAGTTTGGATAATTATGCTCAAAGTTGAAAGATGAGGTAATCAGGAAAGTCGTCGTTCTCTTATTATTACAGTCGCCTCCGAGAAAGAGCAGATTGATCAGAGATTATAGATTtaggaggacagagagagacagttcCCTCTTGCCAGGGTTCATCAAAGTTTCTTTTTTTAATATCTAACTTTAATAAGACTAAGGGTTGGAAATCTGATTGAAGAAATTCCAAAGGAATAGTGAAAGAGGCTGAATGAATCTCAGAGACAGTTTGTTTAAGAATTACAAATTGGACAGCGAGATTGTAGATGGATATTTTTAAGGACACAGTACCTGTGTATTTTAGGAACAAAGGAataactgtatttttaatactgCTGGCTATTGTGATATCTAGGACAAGAGGTTGTGTAATTAACATGTTAGTGAAAATCACAGGCCAAAATACTTCAAATTTCAGACATCATCATCAGGAATCAATATGAATAATTACCATATGAGATAGGAAATCAGAGCACACTATTTCCTTAACAGTCCATTCTTCATTTGACATCCTGTAAAGTCATCCCATTCTACATAATGTTATCCGACTATGAAAGTATTCTTCAAGTTCATAAACTTTATTGAAGTTGTTTCTTGCCTCTACTAGCCTTCTCTTCTGTCTTGTTAGCTCTTAGTTAGCAGCACCAAGAAAGACATCAATAAAAATGATTGCCTCCAAAGCCTAAAGATGCCCAACAGACAGATCTTCACCTTCTGTACAATATCCAACATCACATTGTACAGAACGCAGAAAACCTGGCAGAAACTTGAATGGCCAGAAGCTACTGAATATTGACAGAGAAATAGACGAGATGCAGAAGCTGCTCATTAGTGAATGATGCAGCAGAATCCAAGAAGGCAACCAAGCTCATATATATATCATAAAACCCTGTCAATCTTGGCTAACTGGATTCTGAAGGGGTAGATGCAATGGGTCACATGCAGTATAAACGTACCACACAATTCTGATCAATTGCAGACACCATAAGGCCCAGAGCCAGTTTCTTGCCTGGATGGGTAAAATGTCCAGGGGCCCACAATCTTCTACCATCAGCAAAATACCAGCATTGCATCCAAACAAATATATGGCTGGAGTGTACAAAAGTCTAAACATTTATCCTTAACCCTGTCttaaagcattgatttctataaTGTATTTGGATGAATAGGGGTTTCAGGATGAATACATTAATTTAGCACTATTAGATTTCATAAAATAAATACGGACATATGGATTATAGACCCAAGTATACCAGAGATGAAAGTAACACTGAAGAAACAACTTTCCCATCAAAGCAGCATGTTATAATTTTCCATGTGGTCATCCTCGTAAACTCCTTGTAAATTGGGGTATTTTTAACAAATTAGGATTAAAGTATGTTACTGTAACTTGTTGTAGCTTCAGGGCAAAATTACCGTGGATCCATTGTTGTATTTTCTCACAGTTACATTAAACAgtttgagttgagagttagggggcaaaaatttaagggtaacacaagggggaatttctttactcagagagtggtagctgtgtggaatgagcttccagtagagtggtagaggcagattcgatattgtcatttaaaataaaattggataggtatatggacaggaaaggaatggagagttatggactGACTGCAGGTAGGtgtgactaggtgagagtaaacattcggcatggactagaagggccgagatggcctgtttccatgctgtaattgttatatggttataaacatGGAAACAGATGAGGGAGATAAATTCTTTCATAGATTTCTTTCACCTTTGGAATGCTATGCTCTCCAAATCACAACATCTAAGTGTTCTGACTGTTCtaactatttttctttcattatcCTTCCCTCTCTGTATATCCAACATTCTTAATTTGCATAGGTTTTTCCTAACTTTTTGTAACCATTGTACGCATGGCCCATAGACAGCACACTTcatttattttgaaataattcTGCAATCTAATTACTGCAGTTGTAGTAAGTACATTTTAGAAAGCTCAGTGTTTTGCTTTCTTTAAAGGCTAgactttagttttttttctcatcTTTTCTTTCTATGTAACAGCACGGCAGAAGTACCATCGCTATCACTTTCTCATGGATTAAGGGTGGCCAATGAATGCTCCCCTGCCAGAAACACGCTGATGAGACAAGTCAGCTTCATGGCCCTAGTCTGTGTGTCATGTTCATGGTTTGAATGATTCCCCTGCATCTCAATGATTCAAACTGAATGTGGGATTCAGAGTGCAGCCTGACCAGAGATTACTCCAGTGGACAAACTCAGAATTAATCTCTGCTAAATTGGAACAAGAACTCAGCATTCCAATTATTTGTTGATACAATGACTATGTGCTAAATTAATCATCAATCCAAGGTTGTGTCCTCCCTTCTAGCTAGCTCATTTGAATATGAATGCACTTTAATTATTCGCATGCCATGAAAGATTTTGACACTTGTATCTGTTTAATTTCTTTTGCTATTTGACTGAATCTTTAATTATTTTTCAATGTTTTGCATCATCAAGTAATCATGAGCTTTCCAGTTTAGTTTCACCTGTTAAATTAATGAGCTAACATTATATTTTAGTGAGATTTGGAATAGCAGGGGCTTATTTCATTTTATCTTCCCTTCATCAATATCAGTTCACTAACTATACTTATTATTTCAGTCATTTCCTGAACAAAGTTTTGCCTTAAGTTGAATAATTGTCATACAAAACTGTACTGAAGATATTAGGACTTAAACATTTTTTGCAGTGTATATTTGGTATGTCATTTCCTCAAAAACAATACTGTTTGAAAAGCAAGTATCattaggttgaacaagttaggtctttattctttgaagcgtagaaggttgaggggagacttgatagaggtattgaaaattatgagggggatagatagagttgacgtggataggctttttccattgagagtaggggagattcaaacaagaggacatgaattgagagttaaggggcaaaagtttaggggtaacatgagggggaatttcttcactcagagagtggtagctatgtggaacgagcttccagtagaagtggtagaggcaggtttgattttgtcatttagaaaatttggataggtatatggataggaaaggaatggagggttatgggctgagtacaggtaggtgtgactaggtgagagtaagcgtttggcacagactagaagggccaagatggcctgtatccatgctgtaattattatatggttatatggttattactgTTGTGATATTGAAGTAGATTTGGAAGCAAATTATGTGATCAAAGAAAGGTGAGACCATAGCTCCTTAAGCCTCTCACAACTTAATTTTAACTATTTTAAGGTGAAAATGTTGAAATAATGGGTTATGATATACTTAGTTAGAAATCATGATTGTTATGGCTGAGGATATGGAATGATGGATAAACATTTTTTTCTTTGATCTAATATTAAGTAACATGCTATCAATTGCCAAAGTAACTACCTTGAATTTTTGTAAGGTGTTTGCTCTCAAATATCACACTTATAAGTTATGTGACTTTTATATATTCAACATGTTTACATACCAATTCATCAAAGTTCCACTTGTATTATATATCACTGTGATGAAATGAAAGTCACTGCTAATTCCTCCCACTCCCAAATATGAAATTATTGTTGATTTTTCTTCTCTGATGATGGTAGTATATATGAAGATTGCATGAAATTTGCATTACTATATACTTACAAAGTAATAACTACTTAGTCTAAAATGTATTTTGACATAAAATTTTCTTTTTAATCTGTGAATCGGCACTTTATTTAAAGAATTATTATTTCAGTACCTTGAGTATGAATGCCTACAAGCCCAGTACAAGACAAAGGCACCACTGGTATGAGTGGCCGTTGGTATTTATACGTTTCTCAGACTGGTGAAACACAAGGAATAAAGGATTGTAAAGCCAACTGCTGTCAGTGAAGAGCAACCACATTACTTGGCATCACTCTACCTTCTCAGCTTGGTTGCCAGCCTAATGCCATCTGGAGAAATTATACTGATTTGTAAGCAATGTTTGAAGTAGTAACAGGCACTCCATATCCAGTCACCCCACCCAAACCTAATAACGCAAATCTGACAACATTGTGGAATTTCAAAGAACAGAAACTACCTTAGAAGTTCAACTCCTAAGTACTTTTTTTGTAATCTAAGATAAAAATCATTACACTACACATATATGATGATATGTTATCTTCATCTTAAAATACTTTCTATCCTATGCTATCTATGTTACAACAAGGAAATATAATAATAAGTATCGAAAAATATCCACAGCAACTTCAGGTTATCCGCAATGCATTCagtaataaatcatctttaaCGTTGTCTTTGCCCTGTATGATTGGTTGTAATTAATTATGCCATCCACTCCTTGAAGCACAAGGAACAGATGTGTACCAGAATTCCAAACTACAGTAAAAGGTATTTTTTAAAATGGCACTATGTGTATCAATTTAGTAAAAAGTGTTTACTTTGGATAATGGGGCTTTGCATATGCTATGTCATTAATTGTGATATTTGGGAGATACCAAAATTCTGTAACCAATTAtttcactacttaattaattCTTATAAATCAGTCATTTagatatttattttattattttgagGTACAGCACAGAGCAGGCCCCTCCAGCCAATGAGCCACATtgcctagcaacccacctattgaaccctaggctaatcacaggactatttacaatgaccaattaacctactaactggtacatctttggaatgtgggaggaaaccggagcacccggaggaaacccatgtgctcaccgatagatgtacaaacttcttacagagcaaggcagaactgaactctgaattccGAAACCCCAAGCTGTTACAGTGCCGCGCTacccactacaccaccgtggCACCCTAACAAAGCAAACGCCGTAGAGTAACGATGTCCATTTAAGGTGGACGGCTATCATTCTTACCTTTCGCCCTGCCTCATTGTTGTGCAGGTTCATAAGTGTCCTGGCGTTCTGCTTGATTTCTCTTGCATCTACAAAGACTTTGGAGAATCCTATTCCATATCTGATGTCTGCAGAGCAGCCTCCCCATTTCCAGCCTTCTTCCTGATTGTAGTGACCCTGCTTTTCTTTATCACAGCCACAGTCACTCAGGTTCCCCTGGGTGCATGCTGCAGTGATTGCATGAGCAACTCCAGCAGCAATAATAGCATAAGTGAAGGCTGCTTCTCTGCTTCCTGAAATCAAGAGATTGGGTACAATTATTAACTTGCTAATAGACCTGTGATAATAATAATAGCATTTTAATTTTTACATTCAGATTGTACAGTAATATAATGTGCCAAGTTTTACTCTATGAAATAAAACTTGGCAGAGGAGAAATCATTAAACCTCCATAAATATATCAAATTAAAATCACAGTTTGCTTGATGTCTGCTGAATTCAAACTGACTTAATAAGTTATGTGATATTGCACATAATGCAGAACAATTTTGCATTTATCAAAGTAATTAAAGAACTTTAATTATGCTAGTGGCAAATGGTTTCAAGAAACTGACATTTATTTCATGTCTAAAATGGATTCAGGATTATATTTTTGCCTTAGCTTTATGGTTATTGCATATGCATTAGGCAGAGAGTATACAGTCCAATTCGATAGGCTATGTCTGGCATTGACACTActttgcaaaattcttaggcacatatatacagctagggtaattttatgtattgcactgtactgccgtcACAAAAATAAATGTCATAACataagtgagtgatgataaacctgattctgatatgggtttccgtactgagagcaggaagggggcagggagaggggaatcacagttgggaaaaggggaagggagaggaggggagggagtgggaagcagcacaaagacattctgtaatgatcaataaaccaattgtttggaattaaattatcaaattaccttgcctagtgtctcagggctAAGTGTATCTGCACACAtatccccctcctccatccctggcactccttctctgccgcaTGTCCCACCCCCCTTCCAGGGCACTAGACTCTCGCCACTCCCATCATCTTTAGCTCTTGTAAACTTGCTCTTCATTCTGCATTGACAAAttcagtactgagcaaaagtctttggcacacaTATATaggctagggtgcccaagacctcTGCACAGTACTATATCTCCCTGTCAACCATGGCTTCTTACATTTACTGCATCTTCCTTCTGTAAAGATCTCTTTTCTGATCTTCTAAAGGTCACGTTCTACAGCCTTATACCCTTGGCACATTAGATGGGTTACACATTTATCAACAAAGTTCTAATGTCACGGTGTGGCCTCGATTACTGACTTCAGACTCGGTTGGCACAAATGTATTTTATCCACATACTTCACATCTCAATAAAATTCTAAAGGCATGAATTCTAGAAGGAATGTCAGAGATGACAGAACCGGATTTAGGAGGAAGCTGGGGGGGTGTCTCGGAAGTCTTCCCCAGAGCAATAACCTCTGTGGTTAGTGTTGTATAATGCCGCAGGATCTGAATGATTGGAAAATATTTCTCTGTTGTGTTATTGTTCGTGCCACTACCTTTTCTACATTCTGAATGAATTCCATCTTCAGTAGGAAATAACTATGAGCAATGGTACACTTTGCTGCTTTGCTGTTTGAACCGATGCCAATGAGATCAGAAACATTTGCACAGATGCATAAAATGTATGGGGATAAAATAGATATATAGGAACCGGCCAAGTGATTTACAACTGTACTCTTGATTTGGCAAATTAAAATACAAGATAAGTCATGCAAACTGAAATAATGGCTGCCGGATGATGGCTTGCTCAGTTGAATAGGTTAAGGACAGTAGCAAATGTTATACCTTGACTTCTTTGAAGTCAAATTTGATAAGTTCAGTGCATTTTGAACCCAAAAGTCAATAATCACCAGGTGTTTCAAAGAACAAATATTCTGTTACTGTGGAGAACTCTGAAGTCTGACAATGATTTTAATAAACTGCCCCAGCGAAAATGACTGATAACCTGTGTGTGCTGTAACCAAGAAACAACTGAGTTCTGTTGAATCACAGCCAAGGATAGGGGAGTAGGCCTGCTGTTTGAATGAACTTGGttaaagtgactgaagaaagAGGCACTATTTATGGACCATCAAAGCAACTTAGATGTTCACCTGTAGGATGTAAACTTGGAAATAAGCTTTCCATTGTTTTGATTTCACAAAACCCAGAATGGGATCCCACAAAATGCAGGAATGTGTGATTTCCTATCAAAAAGAGAACAACGGCAAGTTAACGCTTTGCCAGTTCCTCTGCTGGTCACTTgaacagaagaaaatctgcaaCGCTTTAaaaccaaagcaacacgcacaaaagtGCTGGCTGAACTCGGCGGGCCAGGCCGTAGGTCTCGGGCGAAACTCTCTTCCCGGGGTcccgctgagtccctccagaaCTGTGTGCGTGTTGCACTTGAACAGACACTGTTACAGTGACAATTACATATCTGTGGGTCCAGGCTTGTTCAAATTTGTAATAAACTGAAATGATGATGTTTTGCTCAAAATTCTAAAtgcaatttattttttctctctgtttccctCAGACTTTAGATTGGGGTTCCTTGACCGGCTCCGGGTATCAAAATTGACCGAAGTAACGAAAGTGGTGAGATATTTTTTCAGGAGTCTTGTCTGTGTATTTGACACAAGTTCTATTCACACGACAATGGTCTTATATCAGACAGTGACTGATTGATTCAATGGCTGATTTTACATATCGTAACGTACCCACTCTGAGCTCCTTGCCAAAGACGGTTCTTTCGCCAAGTGCAGAGCAGTTCCAGCGACCATATCGGAACTGGAATTGACACTCGTTGATCCCCATCTGAGCCCCTTCTCCAATTACGATGATGGCATCGGGGCGACTCTGACAGATCGCCCGCTGACGGGGCGCCAATCCCGGAATCTTGCTGCAGATAATGTTCGCTCCCAGCGCCACCACCGATGAAAATCCGCTGTGGCAAATATGAGCACACATTTAATGACAAAGCAACACGGCAGATATTTATTAACTCCAGACACCTATTCCAGATCACAAATACAACAGAATCTTTCAAAACCCTTGGCATTTTCCCGGTATATTTGCATAATGTCATTGtaaagttcccccccccccccattttcatTGGTTCCTGTAGATTTGGATAGCACACAGTGTCTGATCGCGATCTAAACTGAACTTCGCAAGAATTAGATAATTCCGGGCAGCGCGAATATTGACTTTCAAATCCACCTTTCTAACCTCTTGTTCCCACAACAGGGCTTGTTAGGATTTAACCGGCCATGTTCTGGAGAAATTGAACTTGGGTCTGTAGCCGAAACTAGCGTACCTTGGAGTGCCCATTCATTTTTGGAATGGTAACTGTGCCGACACTCAATCAAAGGGCGAACCAATGCAATCACAGAGATTATGGAAAGTGTGTACAAAAATATACTGAaatgtacattctctgataacaTAGCCGTATACTAAAGGCACCTTAGATAGCCCACCGAACACCAAGAAGTTAAGACCTGCAACATGGTTGAAAATAACCTGACTCACCACCATACAAATGAAACTTTAAAACGTTCCTAGGTACCTGTCAACGTATTGAATGTAAAACAAGTTGTTGATTAATTGGTACAGGCCAGTTGATTGTACTGGGACAGTTGTGATATTTGTTTGATATATTCACTCTTTAACCCTTACTTAAGCAAATAGTTTTTGGAGTCTGCGCCGCTCGAGGAGCGCAGATGAACCCCATGAAGAAAGTGGTTTGCTTCAGTCTGGGTGGCAGAAGATTCTCATCTGCAGGTACTGATTGAACAATGGCACCGGCAGCTGTGGAAACGACCGCCAGCCCCCTGTCCTGCCGCTGGCACCGGGTCTCAGTGGTGGTTCAGCCACCAGCGGAAACGAGAACTTTAGCAAAGCCACAGCCTTTCCTGGTTATCTATGACCATGAGCATTAATGTATTCCAGAAAGGCGAGGGATCCCGCCAGCTATTCCAACTTTATTGTGCTTGCGATTTCTCCTTTCTAATACATCATATAAACTAGAACACCTTAAAAGAAGTTTGAGCCCAGAATGGAATCTGGGACACGGTACACAGTGTACTGGTCTATTTTGACCTTCTGTAGTACAAAATGATAAGGTTTTGTCCTTCGGCAGTTCAACAACACAGGGGTCCATCGGTTTTTACTGCTGCATTTTAGCGCTTAATTTATATGTAGATTTGCACAAATATGATTTCATTCATTTAAAATGGAATGGGCACCCTCCCCCTCGCCGCCCATTCTCCGCCACATTCACTTGCAGTTTACGAGCATTAGGCAAGCGAAACTCTGCCTGATAATGTTAAGGAGTTAACCATCCCAATCACATTGCAGACATTGTTATTATAAACAAACAGGCAAAGCTCGCCGTGAAAACCACTGACACGTCTGGGCGAGGCAAACTTTCACCGAAAGCCACTTACCCTATTTTAAGATACACGATTCCCACGCAGAGGAAAATGTGAAAGAGCCAGCGCCTGGTTTTTCGGTTCATGTCTGAGGAGTATTTCAGTGCGGTGGGCTGCGATTCCTCTCGTGCTGATTGGAGTCCGGGTAGAGACAGTCCAAGGTATTCAGAGACAAGCCAACCCTCGTGAACTCAGTCACAGTGCAAAGTAAAAAAACGCCGTAAATTGTAAATCCCAGTGGAGAATTGATATCCCGCACTCTTTCTTTTCGTTACAGATTATCCATCATCTGTATGCATGTCACACGTTTCCAAATTGAAATGGGAGGCTGGGTTAGAGATCGCAGGCGTTCGCCACAATGAGACCTGGATCTTCCCCCGGGTTCTATATATCTATCTAATCTATTTGGGCGTGTTCGTTGGGTAAACGCAGCAGACCCACAAAATACCTTTTGATTAGACACACACACCTTTTTTttcgggtggggaggggggggtgaggGATTTGCCAACGAAGGTCGTGCGGAATTCTAATAAGTttccatttatttttaaaaacgAAACTAAGTGTAAACAAGACTCAATGAATTTCCTCCTGATTATTCTGCACTCATAATTTAGATAAGATTGGGAACTTAACATGAACTCTTTGTTTTGATGATTTGGGTCGGACAGTCGGACCTGGGCAATAATAAGATACTTTCATGCATCGTGCACGCCATTGAGCGCTGGTGTGGTGATCTGTCAGCTTTATCTCTCTTTTCGAAGAGAGCTTTCCCCTAGATAAACAACCATTGACTACTTATCACATGGATTTTATAGTTGTTTGCCGCAAGATCTTAGTGCTACCGAGGAGGAGTTTATGAAGTAAAGATTTCCTCATACTGTGTGATTTTCAAAGAAGGGGGACTGAGGCATTTGTGTGGCTGAACCGCCCCGCACGCCGCCCTCTAACTCCGAGTTGAGTCTTTTCTTTTATAGTTTTCTaaatcccctcccccaacctcacTTCACATTTTGGGCCTGGATTAATAAATTGCCCCTCTACATTTCTGTCACCCAGCCGGTAATGCTCTTACAAATATTGTCCGCCTGAATGGACTGATCACTCATTCAACAGCCAGGCAAACTGTACGCGGAGCTGTCATGAAGGACAGTCTGGAAGATGGTGACCGCCATATAAGTTTAAAAAGCACGAAGTGCCCTGAATAGGAAAGGGCTCGAACTGCTGGGCAGCAATTCAACCCAGTTCAAACGCCCAAAGAATTCGGTTGTTTTGGACCAATTATCCCATTCAAGTTCATCAGACAAAATAAAATATACTTAATCTGTTCCATAATCGGGACTCTTGGCAATCAAACTGACTACAGTTGAGGGCGAAATGTTTACAGAAATTACAAACTCTTATTTTGTTTATATGTGATTAGCTAAAATCAATAAAGAGGAAATAAACGTTAGCTAAATAAAATCGTTAGAAATCCTCAGAATGCAACAGCCAAGCCTGCATTTTCAATTCCCCTGTTTGGGCCGGGTCGTTCAGGCCACGCTCTGCACTGGCCGCAGTTTGTAAAGATGGTTTATTCCTGACAAATTAGTGTGGTGTGGCCAAACCCGATAGCAACTGATCATTCCCGACCGAGTAACATGTGAGATGGAAGAACTAGggattatttggatagacaattTGTTCCTGTTACTCCTGGTAGTTTAGAATTCACAATCAGAGCTTTGTATTGGGGTGATGAGATTGTTAGAGCTAATCTTCTATTACTATAACAATCCTCGTGCATTTAAAAACGCTTATCATGATATTACACCAAAATTACAACCTATATTAAACATACCGCCGGATAGGGAGCCATGGATAATATGACATGGATAAGTGTatttataaacaagagaaaatctgcaggtgctggaaatcagaaCAATAGAAAATGCGGAAGAAACTTCAGTGCTGATGAAGCGTCGCAACCCCATAcgtttactgtttactcttttccagagatgctgcctggcctgctaagttcctccagcgttttgtgtgcaaGTGAATTTATAACTTATTACTAATGAGCTATCAagttctgattctcctcttcgtGCTGCCCTGCCCACGTCAGATCTAAATCACCACGGTTACTCATTGAACAGACACCGAGAGCAGCGGTTTCACCCTTTTCAAGCAGCAGGACCCCACATTAGGATGGTTAAGTCTGCCCGTGCTTGTGTTCTCCGGCGCAATTTGTTCTTCGTCACTGATTGCCCAGTGCTTGTTGCTTTTCTTACAGAACACTATCACCGGATGTGCTCAAAGGAACCTTGATCTTATTTACAGACCCCTCCTCCACAAACCCCACCCACCAGATCGAACTCTTTttatcattctctctctctcacacactctctctctctctcactcactctctctctctctctctctctctctctctctctctctctctcactctctctctctctctcactcactctctctctctctctctctctctctctctctctctctctctctctctctctctctctctctctctctctcacacacactccaaaGAAAACGCCTGACGTTGTACTTTTACGACCTCATTCACAAAAACTTGGCATTTCGTGAAGTTAGCTGATCCAGCTTAACTTCCAGTGGCCATGCGCAGCAGAAAGAACATTCTcaccatgatattttatttcgAAGTGTTGATTCAAGCGCCACGCACACCTTAGT encodes the following:
- the wnt7aa gene encoding wingless-type MMTV integration site family, member 7Aa codes for the protein MNRKTRRWLFHIFLCVGIVYLKIGGFSSVVALGANIICSKIPGLAPRQRAICQSRPDAIIVIGEGAQMGINECQFQFRYGRWNCSALGERTVFGKELRVGSREAAFTYAIIAAGVAHAITAACTQGNLSDCGCDKEKQGHYNQEEGWKWGGCSADIRYGIGFSKVFVDAREIKQNARTLMNLHNNEAGRKILGENMKLECKCHGVSGSCTTKTCWTMLPKFRELGYILKEKYNEAVQVEPVRTHRNKRPVFLKIKKPLSYRKPMVTDLVYIEKSPNYCEEDPVTGSVGTQGRMCNKTSSQNNSCDLMCCGRGYNTHQYSRVWQCNCKFHWCCYVKCNTCSERTEVYTCK